One Lactobacillus crispatus DNA segment encodes these proteins:
- a CDS encoding aldo/keto reductase produces the protein MELHSLTDTYTLNNGVEIPVIGFGTWQTPSGEVARESVEAALEAGYRHIDTAAAYGNEESVGEAIKRSGVNRHELFVTTKLWNSDHGYDKTKKAIDTSLEKLDLDYLDLYLIHWPNPANMRDHWAELNAESWQAMEEAVKAGKIRAIGVSNFRKHHLDELMKTAEIKPVVNQSYLNPSDLQPEVTAASKEYDLLNEAYSPLGTGGLLGNEVVNAVAENYGKSPAQILIRWSLQHGFLPLPKSVHPKYIAANADVFDFEISPEDMEKLDGLHGASKLANDPDQVDF, from the coding sequence TGTAGAGATCCCTGTAATTGGCTTTGGTACTTGGCAAACACCAAGTGGAGAAGTTGCAAGAGAATCTGTTGAAGCCGCACTTGAGGCGGGATACCGTCACATTGATACTGCAGCAGCTTACGGCAATGAAGAAAGTGTTGGCGAAGCAATTAAACGTAGCGGCGTTAACCGCCATGAATTATTTGTAACTACTAAATTGTGGAATTCCGATCATGGTTATGACAAGACTAAAAAGGCAATTGATACTAGTCTAGAAAAATTAGATTTAGACTACCTTGATCTTTATTTAATTCACTGGCCAAATCCTGCCAATATGCGTGACCATTGGGCAGAATTAAATGCTGAAAGCTGGCAAGCAATGGAAGAAGCAGTGAAGGCTGGCAAGATTCGCGCAATTGGTGTATCCAACTTTAGAAAGCATCACCTGGATGAATTAATGAAGACTGCTGAGATTAAGCCGGTAGTTAACCAAAGTTACTTGAATCCGAGTGATTTGCAACCGGAAGTAACGGCCGCAAGCAAGGAATATGATTTGCTTAATGAGGCTTACAGTCCTTTGGGTACAGGTGGTTTATTAGGCAATGAGGTAGTTAATGCAGTTGCTGAAAACTATGGTAAGTCACCAGCCCAAATCTTGATTCGCTGGTCCTTACAACATGGCTTTTTGCCATTGCCTAAGTCAGTACACCCTAAGTATATTGCGGCTAATGCGGATGTCTTTGACTTTGAGATTAGTCCAGAAGATATGGAGAAGCTTGATGGTTTACATGGGGCAAGTAAGTTGGCTAATGATCCGGATCAGGTAGATTTTTAA